Proteins encoded by one window of Oceanispirochaeta sp.:
- a CDS encoding diguanylate cyclase encodes MNSEPESKSLATPELFYFLNQNDGFYKWKMEENPLQYKTMIIVGSITMCLFGLLDILYLQDPWRSEFLKITFLGIGPFLIITALIYKYDNTSWFCPLSIFLTLVVSALACVKLVNLAESAGIGPIYPVLMVIVLFSFFLSGLHYFLSMIISLTILIAYCVANFDQFCSTIGFPPEIVFLSLSILASLIGSISMERSLRKRFLQSEELSYFADRDSLTGLFNRRYFFNFAGKIWKQCLRDQLPLTIMIADVDFFKKYNDYYGHVQGDKCLLALSGTFESAMKRPFDLVSRFGGEEFIFLWFNTDSNYIEKVMEEIRRDVESLKIEHADSKINSYVTISAGLASCIPSETTSIKDLVQNADASLYKAKTQGRNRCVYQ; translated from the coding sequence ATGAATTCTGAACCTGAAAGTAAAAGCCTGGCCACTCCGGAACTATTTTATTTCTTAAATCAGAATGACGGCTTTTATAAATGGAAAATGGAAGAGAATCCACTCCAGTATAAAACGATGATCATTGTGGGTTCCATCACCATGTGCCTTTTCGGCCTGCTGGATATTTTATACCTGCAGGATCCCTGGCGCTCTGAATTTTTGAAAATTACATTTCTCGGCATCGGCCCCTTCCTCATCATCACAGCTCTGATTTATAAATACGACAATACCAGCTGGTTTTGCCCGCTCTCCATCTTTCTGACTCTAGTCGTTTCTGCTCTGGCTTGTGTCAAACTTGTGAACCTGGCAGAGAGTGCCGGTATCGGCCCGATTTATCCCGTATTGATGGTTATAGTCTTGTTTAGTTTTTTTCTGAGCGGCCTGCATTATTTTTTGTCCATGATTATTTCTTTGACAATACTGATTGCCTATTGTGTCGCCAATTTTGATCAATTTTGTTCCACCATTGGGTTTCCCCCGGAAATTGTATTCCTGTCTCTCAGTATTCTGGCATCCCTGATAGGAAGCATCAGTATGGAGCGCTCCTTGAGGAAGCGGTTTCTACAATCCGAAGAGTTGAGTTACTTTGCCGATAGAGATTCTCTGACAGGCCTCTTTAACCGCCGGTATTTTTTCAATTTTGCAGGGAAGATCTGGAAACAGTGCCTCCGAGATCAATTGCCCCTGACAATTATGATAGCCGATGTGGATTTTTTCAAAAAATATAATGACTACTACGGCCATGTCCAGGGTGATAAATGCCTCCTCGCCCTCTCCGGAACATTTGAATCTGCCATGAAAAGGCCTTTTGACCTGGTTTCCCGCTTTGGGGGAGAGGAATTTATTTTTCTATGGTTCAATACAGATTCAAATTACATAGAAAAAGTGATGGAAGAGATAAGACGGGATGTTGAATCCCTGAAGATTGAGCATGCTGATTCCAAAATCAATTCCTATGTCACCATCAGTGCCGGACTAGCAAGCTGCATTCCCAGTGAAACGACATCCATAAAGGATCTGGTGCAGAATGCTGATGCCTCCTTGTACAAGGCCAAAACCCAGGGCAGAAACAGATGCGTTTATCAATAA